The following is a genomic window from Geoalkalibacter halelectricus.
GAAAAACGCGCGGTGCCCATTATTGCCCTGACCGCCTACGCCATGGTCGGGGACCGCGAGCGTCTTTTGTCGGCCGGCATGAATGCCTATCTGGCCAAGCCGGTGGATTTTCAGGAGCTCAAAAACGTCTTGGCCGCCGTGGTCACGGGCACCCGGTGATGCGCTGCCCGCGCGCCGCGATTTCGGCCGTTCTTCCATCTCAACGCAGCGGGAGAAGCCTACGCCATGGTTGCCTTCAAATCTGAAACGAAAATTTCCGAACTGATCCTGCAAATCCGCTATTTCGGCACCCTGCGCTTTGCCATGATCACCGTGTTCATGGTCGCCACCGGCGGACTCATGGCCGCCTTCATCGGTCTGCAGGCCGGCGGCGGGCGCTTGGTGGTGGTCCTGTGCGGATTCCTTCTGGCCGTGGGGTTCGGGATGTTGCAGAGCAATCTCGGCGCCGTTCACCAAGACTGCATCGATCACCTCAAGACCCTGGTCGGGGCAAACGAGGCCGGGGACGATGGGGGTGGGCAGAGGCACGACGAGGCCTTCGTCGATCTGTTGTTCGGCGGAAAATATTTCAGATCCTGGGAAGCTTTCAGAAAACTGAAATTCTCCGGGCCGGTCAGCACCCTGGTTCTGGCCCTGCACCTTCTGGTCATGGTGCTCTGGTTCGGCTTCGCCCTGACGGCCGCGTGCCGCTGAGGAGGGGGATTGCGGTCGGCGTCAGCCGCTAAAGGTTTCCATGGCGTAGCGCACCCGCGCCTCGGGCTCGGGCCGCAGCCCCGCGAGGGACTCGATGTGCTCCAGGCGCGGCAGGATGCCCTGGTTGTTGGCGATCTGGATGGCAAGCCCGGGGCGGGCGTTGAGTTCGAGGAGAAGAGGGCCGCGGGAGCGGTCGATGACGATGTCGGTGCCCATGTAGCCAAGTCCCGTCATTTCGTAGCAGCGCGCCGCCAGCACCAAGATGCTCGGCCAGTCGGGCACGTGGATGTCCTTGAGTTTTTGTCCCGTGTCGGGATGCACCTGAACCGGCCGGTGGAACTGCACGGCGTTCAGGCAGCGCCCGGTGGCGATATCCAGGCCCACGCCGACCGCGCCCTGGTGCAAATTGGCCTTGCCGTCCGAGGCGTGGGTGGCCAGGCGCAGCATGGCCATCACCGGGTAGCCCCGAAAGACAATGACGCGCAGGTCCGGAATGCCCTCGTGGGAATAGCCCTGGAAGCAGTCGTCGAGCTCGATGAGATCCTCGACGATGGCCACGTCGGGAACGCCGGAGAGAGAGTAGAGCCCGGCCAGGATGTTGGAGAGGTGGCGGCGCAGGTCGTCGAGACCCAGGCAGTTGCCCGAAGGCTTGACGAAGGTGTCCCCCGAGCGCTCGCTGACAATGAGAATTCCCTTGCCCCCCGAGCCCTTGGCGGGCTTGACCGCGAACCCCTGTAATCCCTCCAGGCGCCCTTCGATGTGGCGCACCTCGTGCTGGTGGCGAACGACGAAGTGTAATTGGGCCACCGGCACGGCATACTGATTCGCCAGGATTTTGGTCTTGAGCTTGTCGTCGACCAGTGGATAGAGCCGACGCTCATTGTAGCGCCCGATAAAATCAAGGTTGCGGCGATTCATCCCTTGAATGCCGAGGTTTTGAAGCCTCGCCGGGCTGATCCATTTCATGGCGCATGGTCCTCGAAGGCGCGAAAGCGCCAGAGTTCGGTCAAGCGATAGCCGCCATACTGGCCGACCAGCAGAATCAAGGCCAGGGGAATCAGGTTCAACTCGGGGAAATTAAAACTGAGGTGGTTGATCAGGGGCCATTTCATGAGGGCATAAGCGAACACCGCCACGATCAGGCTGCCGCCCCCCTGGATCAAGACCTCGCGATAGCCCTCTTCCTCCCACAGAATCGACATCCGCTCAATGGTCCAGGCAATGATGATCATGGGAAAGAAGGTAATGGTCATGCCGGTGTTGAGGCCGATACGGTAGCCCAGGACGCTGAAAAAACAGATGATGAAAACGACCACCACCACCAAAACGGCAATCCGCGCCACCAGCAGCAGGTTGAGACGCGAGAGATAGGCGCGGATCAACAGACCCAGGGCGACGATCGCGACGAAACTCACCAGCCCCGGCAGCAGGGAAGTCTGGATAAAAGCCAGCGCGATGAGGATGGGCATGAACGTGCCCGAAGTGCGCAAGCCGACAAGGATGCGCATGAACACCACGACCAGGGCTGCCACGGGCAACAGCAGCAGCATCTTGAACATGCTCTGCTCTTCAATGGGCAGATGCTGAATGTCGAAAAAGGCAAAACCGGTAGGGCTCATCTGGGCCCTGGCCAGCTCCAGGGCGGGAACCGTCTGCTCAATCATGGAAAAGCTCACCCCTGAGCGGCTCCCGCCTTCTACATCAAGCAACCCCCTGCCGCCCTGATACCAGAGCAGCAAATTTCTCGGAAGTTCCTGGCTGCCGGTCGCCGGATCGAACAACACCCAGCGCTCCCGGCTGTAGACCTCGATCAGGGGCACCAGTTGCTGGCGCCGGCGCGCATCCTCCAGAACCAATCCCCGCGACAACCGGGTGGGAACTCCCGCCTGGCGCAGCAGCATGTCCAGCGCCTCGACCAAGGAATGCGTGGAGAGCAGCAAAGCGGCATTCTGTCCCGGATCGGCGGCGGTCAGAAGCTTGATCAACTCGCGCGCAAGGCTCTCCGGGGTGCTCGAAGTCGCCAGAGCCCTGGCCAGCAGATGGTCGGCGGCCGTGGCTTGCGGCTCGTCCCAGAACACCCCGGCGGGCGGCGGAGGTGGATCGGCGGAATCCTCTCCCGAACGCTCAACGGCGACGACCTGGGCCTTGTAATAAAGAGTCTGGGGCCCTGAGGCCGAGCGGATGGTCCATTCACCCCGCCGATCGCCGTTGCTCTCGATGATGGAAAACCCATAACCGGGCGAAGCGGCCTGCTCCATGATCACCCGAAAACCCGGGGGCGAATCGGGGATATCGAGGCTGACGGTGACTTCACCGCCCTCGGCATGAAAATCGACCCTGGCCTCCACCAGCCACAGGCTACGCTGCTGTCCGGGGAAAAAGGGGATATCCAACCGCGCATGGCGCAGTACCGCCAGACTGCAGGCGATGATCACCAACACCAGGGCGATCAGGTAGACAGGCGTGCGCGACATTTTCATGGGGATTTAGAGTCGGGAACTTGCGGGGGCGCGATATATTCCCGACCGACATCGACCAGGATAAGATCTTGGAGAATATTGCGCCCGATGAGCAGCGGAAACTCCAGACTGCTGCGATCGGAGAGGGTGAATTGGGCGGTGCGCGAGATACCGCCGAGAATAACGTGCAGTTCGATCACCGGGCGGCGCTCGGATTCCTCCGCCGCCGCGGAAATAATGCGGACATGGCGCACGACCTTGCGTTCCACCTCCACTTCATCTCCGGTTTCGGGATCAACGATATGAAAACGCACCCAGGGCGCGCCGTCGCGTTCGAAGTCACGCAAATCCCGGGCATCCAGCGATGAGGTGGCCGCACCCGTATCGATCCTGGCCGGCAGCAGAATATTGGGCGGCGCAAGGTAAACCTTCTCCACGGCTCCCACCACCTTTTTCCCCTCAAAAACCACTTCCGGGGAGCGACTCCGTAGAGGTTCCTGCGCAGGAGGCGAGGGAGTTGGTGCGGCCGCGGGCGGCGCTACGGGCGGCGGCGGACGATCGGCCAGT
Proteins encoded in this region:
- a CDS encoding ATP-dependent zinc protease family protein produces the protein MPPHHLVQKDQLEALDRQVQAQSRYLAALMLEASNSVQAMHGVQEEIGLLRLEVRELADRPPPPVAPPAAAPTPSPPAQEPLRSRSPEVVFEGKKVVGAVEKVYLAPPNILLPARIDTGAATSSLDARDLRDFERDGAPWVRFHIVDPETGDEVEVERKVVRHVRIISAAAEESERRPVIELHVILGGISRTAQFTLSDRSSLEFPLLIGRNILQDLILVDVGREYIAPPQVPDSKSP
- a CDS encoding alpha-L-glutamate ligase-like protein translates to MKWISPARLQNLGIQGMNRRNLDFIGRYNERRLYPLVDDKLKTKILANQYAVPVAQLHFVVRHQHEVRHIEGRLEGLQGFAVKPAKGSGGKGILIVSERSGDTFVKPSGNCLGLDDLRRHLSNILAGLYSLSGVPDVAIVEDLIELDDCFQGYSHEGIPDLRVIVFRGYPVMAMLRLATHASDGKANLHQGAVGVGLDIATGRCLNAVQFHRPVQVHPDTGQKLKDIHVPDWPSILVLAARCYEMTGLGYMGTDIVIDRSRGPLLLELNARPGLAIQIANNQGILPRLEHIESLAGLRPEPEARVRYAMETFSG
- a CDS encoding inactive transglutaminase family protein yields the protein MKMSRTPVYLIALVLVIIACSLAVLRHARLDIPFFPGQQRSLWLVEARVDFHAEGGEVTVSLDIPDSPPGFRVIMEQAASPGYGFSIIESNGDRRGEWTIRSASGPQTLYYKAQVVAVERSGEDSADPPPPPAGVFWDEPQATAADHLLARALATSSTPESLARELIKLLTAADPGQNAALLLSTHSLVEALDMLLRQAGVPTRLSRGLVLEDARRRQQLVPLIEVYSRERWVLFDPATGSQELPRNLLLWYQGGRGLLDVEGGSRSGVSFSMIEQTVPALELARAQMSPTGFAFFDIQHLPIEEQSMFKMLLLLPVAALVVVFMRILVGLRTSGTFMPILIALAFIQTSLLPGLVSFVAIVALGLLIRAYLSRLNLLLVARIAVLVVVVVFIICFFSVLGYRIGLNTGMTITFFPMIIIAWTIERMSILWEEEGYREVLIQGGGSLIVAVFAYALMKWPLINHLSFNFPELNLIPLALILLVGQYGGYRLTELWRFRAFEDHAP